The Verrucomicrobiia bacterium genomic sequence TTGGTTTTGCGAGCAGCGGGAATATGGTGCGGCTCTCCCGCTCGGATGGAATCTGGCGCGCGGCGGTTGTGATCGCCACAACGAGCGCCGCGATCCAAATCAACATCAAACAGATTTCCTTGAGATAACGCGCAATGCGGTCGTCATCGAAGAAACGCACCGATCCTGAAATCAATGTGATCAGGACAGTGAGGATGAAAAGAACATAGAAATCCTTGCGACGAAACAGTTCCTTGATGGCGATTCCGGCGACAGCGATGATCTTGCTCATAATTGCGCCTGAGGCTGGTAACCCACGATTTTCAGAAAAATCTGCTCGAGATTGGCCTGATGCTCTTGAATGAGGTCGGCGACCCGTCCTTCAACTTTCAATTCGCCCCGATGCAGGATCGCCACCCGATCGCAAACGGTTTCCACCTCGCCGAGTTCGTGAGAGGAAAAGAACACTGTTTTTCCCTCGTCCTTCAAACGCTGTATGATCTCGCGCACCTTCATGCGTCCGAGCGGATCGAGGCCGCTTGTAGGCTCGTCGAGCAGGAGCAGGTCAGGATTATTGATGAGCGCCTGCGCCAGCCCGGCCCGTTGCTGCATACCCTTTGAATACGTGCGGATGGGTCGCTTTCGGGCGTGGTCCAGGTCGACCAGCTTCAGGAGGCGGTTAATTCGCTGCTCGGTTTCAGCCGCTGGTATTTCGAAGATCTTTGCGTAAAACCGGAGGAGTTCTTCTGCAGTGAGAAACTTGTAGTAGTAGGTCAGCTCGGGAAGGTAACCGATTCGCTGGCGCGCGATGGGTTCCCGCACGTTGACATCGAAAAGATAAGCATTGCCCGCGCTCGGGTTTACATAGCCGAGCAGGACATTCATCGTGGTGGTTTTGCCCGCTCCGTTGGGCCCGAGGAAACCGAACACCTCGCCGGCATTCACAGTGAGGTTCAGGCCCTTGAGAGCCACCTTCGTCTCGTGTTTGATTTCGCGGCTCCGATACTCCACCCGCAAATTTTCTGTCTTGAGAATGGCATTCATACATTCAATCCCAACCGCCACCGGTCAACCTAAGATTCATAGGTCTGAGAGGATGCAGCGTGCAACCTTTATCGACGCGACACGGAAAACCGGGAGTGAAAAAGAAACAGCCCGAAGCGGGTGCTTCGGGCTGTTTGAGGAGAATTCAGACTAGCTGCCGCCGCCACCGGATTCGGCCAGCGTGTGAGGATACTCTGCTGACGTGTTCGAGCAGCTCGGGGCAACGTCCGCTGCTCCGACAGCATACGTGTCGGTTTTCGTCTTCGGACAGGTCGGGAACGAGCCAGCGGATCCGCGGCCCATATACTTGGCCAGGTCAGTCTTGGCGAGAGTGGCGTTGTTGCCTTCTTCAAGCAACTGCTGCTGCTTCGCGCCGTCAATCTGGCGAAGATTGTTGATGCAGGCATTCTTCTGGGAGGTCGAGCGCGCGCGCACGAAGTTCGGGATCGCGATTGCAGCCAGGAGGCCGATGATCGCAACCACGATCATGATTTCCACCAGCGTGAAGCCGGCCTTGCGGGAGGTTTTAATTTTCATACTACGTTGTTTACCTTTCGTTCGCGGCGTGAACTCGGCATCAGGCTGTTTATATCAGGACTGTTGGCGTTCACTTATTGCCTGCTGCCAACCGCACTTTCACTTTTAGCACAGTGGATGCCAAGCACCCGCTGCCTCTGTTTTCCAACACCAACCAACATCCGGAGTTTCAAAACCGCTAAAAATGGCCTGAATTCCGTTAGTCCCAAGGACGTTCCCCGTACATCGGAACCACGGTGTGTAGCAAATCAGGACACGACATTCCATCTCCTATTCACATTTCTCAAGCGGAAATCTCTTAACCCGGAATTGACTGGCCAGCGAACCTCATTTGAAGGGCGTGAACAGGCGCAATTGACATTCCGCTTGCCCTCGGGCCGAACTTGAGAATTATTCGGCTGTGCTCCAGATCGAAGGACCCGTCCACGCCCGTGTGCCGCACGGAAACCTGTGCTTTTATGCTTGAGGAGGTGCGTCGCGACGAGTTGCCGGGCACTTCCAGCCCGGAGGGAAACGGCCGCGTTTCGCCTGCCTGCAAACTGGGTCAAGGGCTCCTCCTGGCATTTGCCGCGGGTTATCCGCTCGTCACGTGGTCAGGTTGGATTGCAAGCACCCACGCGAAGTCCTGGGTTCTCGCCGGATTCACCACGCTCATCGGGATATTGCTGCTGAATCATGTCTGGCGCGTCCCCTCCCCGAGGCTAGTATCGAAACGGATGCAATGGATACCCCTGGTTTGGGTTTTCCTAAGCGTGTATACGTGTTTCCTCCTCGGTCCCTCGTTGGACGCTTTCGGCTTCACATTCGTCACGTTCGTGTGGTCTCAGCTGGTGATTCGCCACTCAACTTGGGCGGGCAACCTTCCGAAAAGCGTTCTTCACCTGTTGCTTTGGTTTAGCGCGGTTGCCTGGGTTTGCACCTTTGCAACCAAATATCAATACGTGGCCCTCTCGGGGAATCATTATGGCAAGACCGGCTTTGTATCCCTGGGCTGCTGCACCCTGGTCTTTGTTGCGGTGGTATTATGGTTCCGTCAGGTGTCCGACGTAAAAAGGGCCATGGTTTGGATGGTCAGGGGCGGCGCTGTTGCCTGCCTTCTTGGATTGTGGCAGTTCTTCGATCAAAAAGGTTTGGCGACGCGCCTTTTTCCCGACCTTTTGAAGGATCCCCGATCGATGGGAACGTCGGGCCACGCCAATTGGTTTTCCACGTATTTGCTCCTGCTGTTTCCCCTCGCGACGTGCTGCTTCCTTTCAGTTCGACGGCCTCTCTGGCTTGCTGCCTGTGGATTGATCTATGCAAACATCCTCACGGCACAGACTCGTGGCGCCTGGGTCGCGCTTGCGTCGTTTTTGGTAATCGCGGTTTTCACACAGAAAGAATTTCGCAAACGGATGCTGCTGCTCGGCCTTGTGATGGCGCTTGTCACGGCGGCGCTTGCGCCTTTGCACAATTGGCAACTTCTGAAGCGGGCAAATTCGCTGAAAGACCAGGCTTCCCTGGCAGCAGCCGGGGCATCCCACGCGGGAACCGGGCGTCTGGGATTCTGGAAATACGCCGTCAACCGTTTGCCCAGGCACGCGGTTATCGGATCGGGATTGGATACATATGCGGAGGTGGCACCCGCCGGCACCAAGGCCCCGAATACAAAAGCGCATTCCATTTATTTCGAGTACGCGCTGTGTTTGGGTATTCCTGGGCTGGTCCTCTATCTCGGCTTTTTGTGGCGATGCGCAGGCGGGACCGCCCACTCGCTGCTTTCGTGGACGTTGAAAGCAACCATCGCAACCTATCTTGTGCAGGGAGTGTTCATTCACGACACCCTTCACTCGTGGCCGCTCGTTTGGCTGATTGCAGCCCTCGCTGTCGTGTTACGCAGGAATGACATTCCTACGGTCGATGCCCACAGTGTGCGCCCGCCGGGTTCGTGACTTCCCGTTCAGGAACGCAAATTTTGCTGGGCAGCGATATGGGGCAACAGACGAAAGGGGCGGCGAACGGACTCAATGGATTCGCCCACTTGGGTGATCCGCGCCTCATCGATTGCAAATCCTTCCTTGCCTGCCATATGAAGGTGCTGAACACGCGCGGGGTCCACGTCCATAATCCGAGCGCAGGTCGCGTCTACAGCTGGCAAATCGGTGCCCATGACAATCACACCGGCATCAACAGGATCGCCCATGATCGGCCCGTCCCCTTCCATTCCGACGATGCCGTCGACGATCGCCAGCTGCGGTCTTAGGTTCAAAGCAATATCGGCGATGCATTCATTGAGGCCCGCCTGATGGAGCACATTCTTGGGCCAGCCATAATAGCTTCCTGGCATGACACCAAAAAGATTCTTCATGGACAATGTCACACCGGCCCAATGATGCGTCTTCATCTTTGGCATCGACACGATCCAATCCGTTTCTCGGAAGATGCGGGGGAACGCAAGACGCGGCAGGGTGGAAAATCGCGTGCGATTTTTTACCAGCCAGGGATCCTGGTAATTCAGGTCAACGAATGCAGTGCGATCCGTGGCGAGGACTTCGCGCAGGCCGCTCTCTTCAAAGACGAGCAACGTATCCAGGCAATGTCCCGAGCCTTCCGCCACGATGACGGAGGCGGCACCCAGGCGTCGAAAAGCCGTCACAGCCGCGCGCACCAATGCTGGATGCGTGTTCACGTGCGGAGCCGAAGAATCGACTTCCACCAGGTTAGGCTTCAAAAGGATGCGTTTGTCTTTAACCGTTGCAGCATCAATCCCCAGTTCCAGCAAGCCTCGGACGATGAGCTTTTCCAGCGGGAGCAAATAATTCGATGCTTTGACGATCGCCACCGCGGACCGCCTGTGACGTTGCCATGTATGGAGAAGGCCTGCACCGCTGAGGATTGCCGCACCGCCGAGCACGCCAGTTGTTAACCATTGCCTGCGTGTCATTTGATGGGAGCGATTGGCGTTCATGCAGCAGGTCCTGAGAGAAGCGGATGTCCTTGCTTCGCGTGCAGTGCGCACTGAAGGAGGCAAAGGAGTACCATGTCGTATCCCCCAACCTCCGCCTCACGTTCGAGACACTCATCAATCCACACGGGGGCCTCCTCAACAAGCTCGTCGGATGCCGTCAATCCAATGATTCCCCAGCCGAGGGAGAGCGGAGTACGAATCCGGCGAATGCTCTGATCCAAATAACGGACGCTGTTCGACAACGCGAAGGCCTCGCCGGCACGCGACAGGGCGGTCAGAGCCATGCCCGTGCTGTGCGGCATCGGCCGCAATTCCAAGCCGTAAACCGTGGTGTTCCCAAAATTCCAACCACCGCCGGACAGCTGTCGATTCAAAATCATCCGCCGCGCCTGAACACAACGGTCATCTGCGGTCCGTCCGCAGGCACCCAGGGCCAACAAGGAGAGAACGGTGGGCTCGATCCATGAGTGGGTACCATCCACCCATGGCCACCCCCGCAGCGAAGTGTCGTGACCAATAGTCCGAGTACCACGACTTGGGTAATGCAAACCGTGCCATCGCAAAAGGAACTCCTGCGCCCCTGCCAGCGCTGAAGGCGCGTTTCCCTGCCGCTGCCACGCCAGCATAGCAAGGGGCGTCGGCCATGCCGCCTCGGGAAATTCAGGGTTAATGGGGACACGGCCGTCGGGCAACTGCCGTTCTTGAAGCTGACGGCCGATAGCCTCGAGTTGAGGCCGGAGAACCCTGCTGCCCCAGAACGCTACAATCAGCCAGGCTGCAACATCGGCACGAACGTTTCCATGACGCGAATGTCCTGCGTCAAAGTACTGGACGACCCGGCTCTCCAAGCGGGCGGAGACTTCGTTGCGCGATACCGTTTTTTCCACAAAGACACTGCTGTAGCACGATAAAGGCCATCCGCCGCGAGCCTTCGCCCCGCAGCGAATCGCTCGGATTTATCGGTTTGGGGTGGCTCGAGACGCCTTGCGGAAGACTTCTGCGAAAAAACTGCCGGTGAAATTTTACCGCCGGCGTCCGCCGCGCCGAGGCGAACCGCACCCTCCTCTTTCATTATCAGATTACTTGTCTATAGTGTCGCCATGGAATGCCGCCTTCCTAGCATCAGTCTCGCCTTTTGCCTGCTGACTTTAATGTCACTAGCGCAGTGGCAGATGCTGGCTGCCGACACCCTGCACTGGAACACGAACAACAACCGGGTGAGTGCAGATATTGCCTCTGCCCCCCTGTTGCGCGCTTTGGAAGGTGTCTCGCATTTGACTGGGTGGCATGTGTTTCTGGAATCGAATGCCTCGCGAAATGTATCGGCGAAATTCAGCGACCTTCCTTCCGGCGAAGCATTGCGCATCCTTCTCGGCAACTTGAACTTTGCCCTCGTTCCAGGAAGCAACTCTCCCGCGCGCCTGTATGTGTTTCACACCCTTCAACGAAACGCGACATTGCGGGTTCAACCCGGCGCGATCTCTGCAGCTTCGCAAAAATCCAAGCCCATCCTGAACGAGTTGGAACTTATCCTTCGGCCTGGCGCAAGCCTTGGTAATCTGCCATGCCTCGAAAACGCAAAGGTTTTGGGCCGCATTGATTCAATCAATGCCTATCGACTTCAACTCAACGATGAAGCCTCTGCTCAGGCAGTCCGCGAGTGCCTGGCAAACCATCCCGATGTCGAGTCGATCGAGTCCAGCTACGCCATTGAACGCCCAGACGGAGCCCAACAACTGGCGCAGTCCGGCTCGGCCGATTTCGATCTGCAACTGAAGGAACCGACGGGCGACTGCGCACCCATCGTTGCCGTGCTCGATACACGCGGGATGCAATCGGTGCCCAAGGAATACGCAAAGTTTCTTCTGCCCGGCCTCAGTGTCATCGACAGTGCGAATCGGGAAGGCGCGGCCGCACCCGTGTCCGCTGGCGAACTGACGCATGGACTGGCCATGGTCCACACCGTCCTTCAAAGCGTTCAAACGACGACATCGAGCGGCAGTTCCGGCGTTCGTGTCCTGCCGGTCGACATCTACGGCAACAACCCGACGACGAGCACATTCGACGTGGCCCGCGGAATTCAACAAGCCGTCAACAACGGCGCGAACATCATCAACATGAGCCTTGGCAGCAATGGCGACAGCACCGTACTGCACAACCTCATCAAGAAGGCGTCAGATCAGGGCGTTGTCTTTTTTGGAGCTGCTGGAAATGAACCGGTAACCACCCCCGTATATCCCGCCGCGTATCCGGAAGTCGTTGCTGTCACTGCTGGCAACAGGGCCGGCCAGGTTGCGGACTATGCCAATCGTGGCGCCTTCGTCGACCTCATGACGCCAGGGACAACGGTCATTAGCCTGGACGGAAAATCCTATGTGATGAATGGGACGTCGGCTGCGACGGCATATGCGTCAGGCATCGCAGCCGCCCTCGCTGACATGAACCGCAACTGCCCGCCTGGCGTGATCCCGACCATGAAGAGCAAGCTGGGAGTGACAAGTGTACCGCAAGCATACTAATTTCTTCACGTGCCCTGGTTGACTGACCGACATTTTTTTCTTCTCGCTGTGATCGTTTACGGTTGCAGCATGCTCTACTCGATTTTTCTTTGGCGCCACGGATTTCGCAAAGATGATCGAGTGAATTACTGCCTTCTCGCGGTGGCGTTCGCATTGCACACCACGGCAATGGTGCTGCGCGGATTCTCCTTCAATCGCTGTCCCGTCAACAACTTGTATGAGGCCATCACGTTTCTGAGCTGGACCATTGTGGCGAGCTACCTCGTGCTCGGCTTGTTCAGCCGCCTGCGGTTTGTGGGCGCGTTTGCATCGCCGATCCTGTTTGCCATCGGCGTGTTTGCCCTGATGCCGCCGCTCGACCAGGTGCGCGGGCCGGCTCCCAATTTCCACACCGACTGGGGCAGCATTCACGGCACGCTGATCCTGCTCTCCTGCGGCGCCTTTGGGTTGAGCGCGATCGCGGGAGCGATGTTTCTCACGCAGGAACACGATTTGAAGTACCAAAAACAACGCGCGATGTTCTCGATGCTTCCTCCCATTCAACGGCTCGAGAGGGTGATGAACCGCCTCCTTGCGGCGGGCATCATTCTGCTCACCCTCGGACTCGCGTTTGCACCATTATTAATTCGCGAAGCCGAGGCGCAGGGCCGGGAATTTCGGGGGGACCCTATCCTCTACTATTCCGGATTCATCTGGGTGGTTTATTGCATTCTGTTCGTGTCGCGCTGGAAGTTCGGCCAGGTCGGCCGCCGCTTTGCATGGGGGCTCGTCGGCAGTTTCGCCTTTGTTCTGCTCACTTTCTGGGGTTTCATCCTGATCTCTCCGCTGCACACCCAATGACTCGGTCCGCACGCTCATGCCCATCGTTGTCATCGGTCTAAGTCATCGCTCCGCTCCCGTTGCCATACGGGAACGGTTTGCATTCGAGGACGCGCGCATCCCGGCCGTGCTCCGGCTGCTGCGGGACCAACAGATCGTCGACGAAGCGGTGATCCTGTCGACCTGCAACCGTGTTGAAATTTACGCGGCCACCCGGCAGCAGGCGGCCTCGACGTTCACCGAACTGCGAAACTTCCTGATGACCTGCCACGAATATCGGGATCCGTTGACGGACGAAATCTACGTCCTGGGCGAACCCGACAGCGTGCATCACCTCTTCCGTGTGGCGTGCGGGCTGGACTCGATGGTGCTCGGCGAAACAGAAATCCTGGGCCAGTTGAAGAAGGCTTATGAGCTTTCGCTTCAGCATCAGCACACGGGCCCCCGTTTGAACAAGGCATTCCAACGGGCGTTCAACGTTGCGAAGCATGTGCGCACCGAAACCGCCATTCAACGCGGCAGCATTTCAGTCGCATCCGTTTCGGTTGAGCTCGCCGAAAAGATTTTTGAATCCCTCAAGGGTCGACAGGTAATGGTGATTGGCGCAGGCGACATGAGCGAAAAAACCGCGCGCGCCTTGCTATCCCGCGGCGCAACGGGGCTGGTGGTGGCAAACCGGTCACTCGAACGTGCCGCAATTCTCGCCCAGGAATTGGGCGGACGCGCGGTGCAGTTCGAAGATTGGGCCGCTGAATTTGAGAAAACTGACATCGCCATCAGCAGCACGTCCGCCCCGAATCATATTCTGGATCGCACGCGGCTCGCCCCGCTGATGAAGACGCGAAGAAACCGCCCGCTGCTGCTGATCGACATCGCTGTTCCGCGAGACATCGATCCCGAAGTCATTCTGATCCCAAACGTATATCTCTACAATGTCGATGACCTGCAAACCATAGCGGACGATTATCTCGCGCATCGGAGGGATGAAGTTGCGCGCTGTGAACAGATTATTCGCGACAAGGCCAGGCCCTTGCTGGAGCCGCCACCAGGTGGGGAAGGCAATCCGATGCGGCCCGCCTTCGGCCGTTGATTTTCGTCGCGAACGCAGAGTTGCCGCGCTACTTTCCAGCACACTTGAATACGAATCGCACTCTCTTCATCGCGACGCGCGGCAGCGCACTGGCATTGGCGCAGGCGAACATGATTCTTTCCCGTTGCCGCGCAGAATTTCCGCAGGGAAATTTTGAGTTGAGAATCATCAAGACCACGGGAGATAAACTTCAAACCGCCTCCCTCGCGCAGGAGAGTAAATCGCTTCCAAAGGGATTGTTCACCAAGGAACTCGAAGTCGCGTTGCTCGACGGTTCCGCAGACCTGGCGGTTCACAGTCTGAAGGATCTTCCCACGGAACTTCCCGCCGGGCTCAAGCTGGGAGCCGTTGGCGGAAAGCGGGAGGACGTCCGCGACGTGCTGCTCTACCGCGATGAGCGGATCGGCGCTAAACTGCGTGGTTTTCCGCCGCGCATGAACATCGCCGACCTCCCAACCGGCGCTACAATCGCCACGAGCAGCACGCGTCGCAAGGCGCAGTTGCTCGCTCAGAATTCGAACCTCAAGACGCCAGACATCCGCGGCAATGTCCTGACGCGCCTGCAGAAGCTCATGAATCAGCCTGAGCTCGACGGGACGGTTCTCGCGTTGGCGGGCATCACGCGGCTGCATTATCGCGTAACAGCAGAAGGATATTTGACGGGACCTGATGTCCCTGAGGGAATTCTCGCGACGGTTCTGGATCCTGAGGTGATGCTGCCCTGCGTGGGCCAGGGAGCGATTGGAATTGAATTGCGAAGCGATGATCCTGCCATATCAGAGCTCTGCGATAAGTTGAATGATCTTCCCACGCTGCAAGCCGTCACCGCTGAGCGTGCATTCCTAGCGGCGATGGGCGGCGGATGTCAGAGCCCGGTCGGCGCATATGCGGAACGCGCAGGAGCCAATCTGAAAATGCGCGTTGCGTCATTCATCGGCGAAACGCGCCGCGCTGACGGCCAGGGCGCAGCGGACGAAGCTGCCGAGCTGGGCCAGCGACTCGCCGCCCAGCTTCGTTGATTTCCTCAACCGACCGCCGCAGCGGTTCGGTTCGATCCGTGCGGGTCGCCTGTTCCGGGAGGAGGCTGCCGATTCTGGAAGCTCTTCCACATGTGCAGCGGCAACCCAGCCAGAATCATGATCGCGACCTGGCTGGCAGTGAAGAGCACCAGCCACTTGAAGGCCTCGTCCATGAAGCCGTAGGAGTGAAGCCCGATACCCAGCATGTTGACGCCGAACCATGAGAACGACGTCACGACATTGCCGAAGATTGCAAGGTTCATGATACCGCGATCGCGCAGCAATCCGCCCCAACGTGCGTGCAGGACGATGGCGTTCCACAAGACGATCAGGAGGGCACCGTTTTCCTTTGGATCCCATCCCCAGAATCGGCCCCATGATTGATCCGCCCAGATGCCACCCAGGACGGTTCCGACAAAACTGAAGAATGTCGCAAAGCAGATGATAGCGTAGACCATTCGCGACAACGCTTTGCCGAGGTTTGTGTCCCCTGCCGCCGTCTTCTTCACACTTGTGGTGAGCAGTGGGGTGAAAATCCCGAGGACGATATACGCCAATGCCAATGCCCCTGCGACGAAGGTCGCCGAATATCCGATCGTGATTGTTACAACGTGGGTGGCGAGCCAGAAGTTCGTATCGAGAACCGCCACCAGCATTTTCATCGTATCGCCATCCAGCGCCAGGTTGTGCGCAATCAGGAGCGTGATGAATCCGGTCAGCGCCGCGACGGCCGCGCCCAAGCCAATCCGGTAAATCCTTTCCAAAATCAGGCCGAGGAGACAGGCGGCCCAACCAATGAAGATGGCGGACGAGTAAAGATTCGTCACAGGTGGCCGGCCTTCCAGCACCATTCGGAAGATAATTCCGAAGGTGTGAACAACGAACGCCAGTCCTATCAAGTAGAATGCTGACCTTCGCAATGATTCTGACAAGGCAGGCA encodes the following:
- a CDS encoding ABC transporter ATP-binding protein produces the protein MNAILKTENLRVEYRSREIKHETKVALKGLNLTVNAGEVFGFLGPNGAGKTTTMNVLLGYVNPSAGNAYLFDVNVREPIARQRIGYLPELTYYYKFLTAEELLRFYAKIFEIPAAETEQRINRLLKLVDLDHARKRPIRTYSKGMQQRAGLAQALINNPDLLLLDEPTSGLDPLGRMKVREIIQRLKDEGKTVFFSSHELGEVETVCDRVAILHRGELKVEGRVADLIQEHQANLEQIFLKIVGYQPQAQL
- a CDS encoding type II secretion system protein, which encodes MKIKTSRKAGFTLVEIMIVVAIIGLLAAIAIPNFVRARSTSQKNACINNLRQIDGAKQQQLLEEGNNATLAKTDLAKYMGRGSAGSFPTCPKTKTDTYAVGAADVAPSCSNTSAEYPHTLAESGGGGS
- a CDS encoding O-antigen ligase family protein → MLEEVRRDELPGTSSPEGNGRVSPACKLGQGLLLAFAAGYPLVTWSGWIASTHAKSWVLAGFTTLIGILLLNHVWRVPSPRLVSKRMQWIPLVWVFLSVYTCFLLGPSLDAFGFTFVTFVWSQLVIRHSTWAGNLPKSVLHLLLWFSAVAWVCTFATKYQYVALSGNHYGKTGFVSLGCCTLVFVAVVLWFRQVSDVKRAMVWMVRGGAVACLLGLWQFFDQKGLATRLFPDLLKDPRSMGTSGHANWFSTYLLLLFPLATCCFLSVRRPLWLAACGLIYANILTAQTRGAWVALASFLVIAVFTQKEFRKRMLLLGLVMALVTAALAPLHNWQLLKRANSLKDQASLAAAGASHAGTGRLGFWKYAVNRLPRHAVIGSGLDTYAEVAPAGTKAPNTKAHSIYFEYALCLGIPGLVLYLGFLWRCAGGTAHSLLSWTLKATIATYLVQGVFIHDTLHSWPLVWLIAALAVVLRRNDIPTVDAHSVRPPGS
- a CDS encoding DUF362 domain-containing protein, which produces MTRRQWLTTGVLGGAAILSGAGLLHTWQRHRRSAVAIVKASNYLLPLEKLIVRGLLELGIDAATVKDKRILLKPNLVEVDSSAPHVNTHPALVRAAVTAFRRLGAASVIVAEGSGHCLDTLLVFEESGLREVLATDRTAFVDLNYQDPWLVKNRTRFSTLPRLAFPRIFRETDWIVSMPKMKTHHWAGVTLSMKNLFGVMPGSYYGWPKNVLHQAGLNECIADIALNLRPQLAIVDGIVGMEGDGPIMGDPVDAGVIVMGTDLPAVDATCARIMDVDPARVQHLHMAGKEGFAIDEARITQVGESIESVRRPFRLLPHIAAQQNLRS
- a CDS encoding S8 family serine peptidase; protein product: MSLAQWQMLAADTLHWNTNNNRVSADIASAPLLRALEGVSHLTGWHVFLESNASRNVSAKFSDLPSGEALRILLGNLNFALVPGSNSPARLYVFHTLQRNATLRVQPGAISAASQKSKPILNELELILRPGASLGNLPCLENAKVLGRIDSINAYRLQLNDEASAQAVRECLANHPDVESIESSYAIERPDGAQQLAQSGSADFDLQLKEPTGDCAPIVAVLDTRGMQSVPKEYAKFLLPGLSVIDSANREGAAAPVSAGELTHGLAMVHTVLQSVQTTTSSGSSGVRVLPVDIYGNNPTTSTFDVARGIQQAVNNGANIINMSLGSNGDSTVLHNLIKKASDQGVVFFGAAGNEPVTTPVYPAAYPEVVAVTAGNRAGQVADYANRGAFVDLMTPGTTVISLDGKSYVMNGTSAATAYASGIAAALADMNRNCPPGVIPTMKSKLGVTSVPQAY
- the ccsA gene encoding cytochrome c biogenesis protein CcsA, producing the protein MPWLTDRHFFLLAVIVYGCSMLYSIFLWRHGFRKDDRVNYCLLAVAFALHTTAMVLRGFSFNRCPVNNLYEAITFLSWTIVASYLVLGLFSRLRFVGAFASPILFAIGVFALMPPLDQVRGPAPNFHTDWGSIHGTLILLSCGAFGLSAIAGAMFLTQEHDLKYQKQRAMFSMLPPIQRLERVMNRLLAAGIILLTLGLAFAPLLIREAEAQGREFRGDPILYYSGFIWVVYCILFVSRWKFGQVGRRFAWGLVGSFAFVLLTFWGFILISPLHTQ
- the hemA gene encoding glutamyl-tRNA reductase, yielding MPIVVIGLSHRSAPVAIRERFAFEDARIPAVLRLLRDQQIVDEAVILSTCNRVEIYAATRQQAASTFTELRNFLMTCHEYRDPLTDEIYVLGEPDSVHHLFRVACGLDSMVLGETEILGQLKKAYELSLQHQHTGPRLNKAFQRAFNVAKHVRTETAIQRGSISVASVSVELAEKIFESLKGRQVMVIGAGDMSEKTARALLSRGATGLVVANRSLERAAILAQELGGRAVQFEDWAAEFEKTDIAISSTSAPNHILDRTRLAPLMKTRRNRPLLLIDIAVPRDIDPEVILIPNVYLYNVDDLQTIADDYLAHRRDEVARCEQIIRDKARPLLEPPPGGEGNPMRPAFGR
- the hemC gene encoding hydroxymethylbilane synthase: MNTNRTLFIATRGSALALAQANMILSRCRAEFPQGNFELRIIKTTGDKLQTASLAQESKSLPKGLFTKELEVALLDGSADLAVHSLKDLPTELPAGLKLGAVGGKREDVRDVLLYRDERIGAKLRGFPPRMNIADLPTGATIATSSTRRKAQLLAQNSNLKTPDIRGNVLTRLQKLMNQPELDGTVLALAGITRLHYRVTAEGYLTGPDVPEGILATVLDPEVMLPCVGQGAIGIELRSDDPAISELCDKLNDLPTLQAVTAERAFLAAMGGGCQSPVGAYAERAGANLKMRVASFIGETRRADGQGAADEAAELGQRLAAQLR